The Pseudophaeobacter arcticus DSM 23566 genome includes a region encoding these proteins:
- a CDS encoding cation diffusion facilitator family transporter, with protein sequence MKTGNVLSKPGHHQHIDPKAGNTRIVWAVMINIMLTVVQIVGGILSGSLALIADAIHNLSDALSLGLALFARIIARRPADDTMTFGYGRAEIVAALINYTTLILLGLFLTYEAVLRLFAPTDVDGWSVVIIAAFALGVDTLTAFLTYALSKSSMNIRAAFLHNVADALGSVAVIVAGTVIILYDWRLIDPLITLLIAGYILWQSITEIGGSVRILMLGSPPDMDTQAVLAAMRGVSGVGDVHHLHLWQMQEHQSALNAHIVIKEGRWNEADRVKEAVKIALRDRFGLSHITLDLERHGFECEDLQVVGHTSATN encoded by the coding sequence ATCAAAACCGGGAACGTCCTCAGCAAACCCGGACATCACCAACATATCGACCCCAAAGCCGGAAACACGCGGATAGTTTGGGCCGTTATGATCAATATCATGTTGACTGTGGTGCAGATCGTCGGCGGAATTCTATCGGGTAGCCTCGCTTTAATCGCCGATGCGATCCACAATCTGTCAGATGCGCTTTCGCTTGGTCTGGCCCTGTTTGCACGTATTATCGCAAGGCGACCCGCAGACGACACCATGACGTTTGGATATGGCCGTGCAGAGATCGTTGCGGCGTTGATAAACTACACAACGCTGATCCTGCTGGGCCTCTTTTTGACGTATGAGGCGGTTTTGCGACTGTTCGCCCCCACAGACGTGGACGGATGGTCAGTTGTTATCATTGCAGCATTCGCGCTTGGGGTAGATACGCTCACCGCATTTCTGACCTATGCACTCTCCAAAAGCAGCATGAATATTCGCGCGGCGTTCCTGCATAATGTTGCGGATGCACTTGGTTCCGTTGCTGTCATTGTGGCAGGCACTGTCATTATTCTCTATGATTGGCGGCTGATTGATCCACTGATCACATTGTTGATCGCCGGTTACATCCTGTGGCAATCCATCACCGAAATTGGCGGGTCAGTGCGCATCCTGATGCTGGGCAGTCCGCCGGATATGGATACGCAAGCTGTGCTAGCGGCGATGCGCGGCGTGTCAGGCGTTGGGGATGTGCACCACCTGCATCTGTGGCAGATGCAGGAACACCAATCCGCATTGAACGCCCATATTGTGATCAAAGAAGGCCGCTGGAACGAGGCTGATCGCGTGAAAGAGGCCGTGAAGATCGCCCTTCGCGATAGGTTCGGGCTGTCTCACATCACCCTCGACTTGGAACGCCATGGCTTTGAGTGTGAAGACTTGCAAGTTGTCGGCCACACCTCAGCAACAAATTGA
- a CDS encoding N-ATPase subunit AtpR: MIDLSGLPLFILLPSCFLAGLFIGYGYFRALRATADLIVHDGQPLMGLALTLGRLSLLVTGFFIAVLIGGLALLATFAGVLCARALMLYKVRRDEV, translated from the coding sequence ATGATTGATCTCTCAGGCCTGCCGCTGTTCATCCTCCTGCCAAGCTGTTTTCTGGCTGGGCTTTTTATCGGATATGGTTATTTCCGCGCCCTGCGCGCGACGGCTGATCTGATCGTGCACGACGGTCAACCGCTGATGGGATTGGCCCTGACCCTCGGGCGTCTGTCCCTTTTGGTCACGGGCTTTTTCATCGCAGTCCTGATTGGCGGGCTGGCCTTGCTGGCGACTTTTGCAGGGGTCCTCTGCGCCAGAGCTCTGATGCTCTACAAGGTGCGGAGGGACGAGGTTTGA
- a CDS encoding ATP synthase F0F1 subunit epsilon has protein sequence MRLRIITPLSVVVDEDIDGLRAEDASGSFGILASHAPFVTALAVSIVSWRKADLEQFCALRGGVMTVGDTSDIHIATREAVTGDDLSTLDADVLARFQSDADIERTEHVETMRLQFNAIRHMVSRLKPGANAGEFR, from the coding sequence ATGAGGTTGCGGATTATTACACCCCTTTCGGTCGTTGTGGACGAAGACATCGACGGATTGCGCGCCGAGGACGCGAGCGGGAGTTTCGGCATCCTCGCAAGCCACGCGCCCTTCGTCACAGCACTGGCGGTCTCAATCGTCAGTTGGCGCAAAGCCGACCTCGAGCAGTTTTGCGCCCTGCGCGGTGGGGTCATGACTGTTGGGGATACCTCTGACATTCATATTGCAACACGCGAGGCCGTGACGGGCGATGACCTTTCCACCCTCGACGCCGATGTGCTGGCCCGATTCCAATCCGATGCAGACATTGAGCGGACCGAGCATGTCGAGACGATGCGCCTGCAGTTCAACGCCATCCGCCACATGGTCAGTCGCCTGAAGCCCGGTGCAAACGCGGGTGAGTTCCGATGA
- a CDS encoding cupin domain-containing protein, whose protein sequence is MIGYFGNIEELAEENTDFRRVLYTGAKLQLVLMSIDPGSEIGGELHSDTDQFFRIEDGKGRAVIDGVTHKLGPGDGIVVPAGAHHNVICTGHEPLKFFTIYGPAHHRDQLVQKTKAEADASDETFEGQTTENKSDVVRI, encoded by the coding sequence GTGATTGGATACTTTGGAAACATCGAAGAATTGGCCGAAGAAAACACGGACTTCCGGCGGGTGCTTTATACTGGAGCCAAGCTTCAGCTGGTTTTGATGTCGATTGATCCAGGCTCCGAGATAGGCGGTGAGCTTCATTCCGACACGGATCAGTTCTTTCGTATCGAGGACGGCAAAGGGCGCGCGGTGATCGACGGCGTCACCCATAAGTTGGGACCCGGCGACGGTATCGTTGTGCCTGCAGGTGCGCATCATAATGTGATTTGCACAGGGCATGAGCCGCTCAAATTTTTTACGATCTATGGCCCGGCACATCATCGCGATCAGCTTGTGCAGAAGACAAAGGCAGAAGCGGATGCCTCGGACGAAACCTTTGAGGGACAGACCACCGAAAACAAATCTGACGTGGTCCGGATCTAG
- a CDS encoding F0F1 ATP synthase subunit C gives MDYLALASIIGAAFAVAFGALGPALAEGRAVAAAMDAIARQPEAANTISRTLFVGLAMIETTAIYCLVIALLLIFANPLLA, from the coding sequence ATGGATTACCTCGCTCTTGCCAGCATCATCGGTGCGGCTTTTGCCGTGGCCTTTGGCGCACTTGGACCCGCACTCGCAGAAGGCCGCGCCGTGGCCGCCGCGATGGACGCCATCGCGCGCCAGCCGGAAGCCGCGAACACGATTTCGCGTACGCTTTTCGTAGGCCTAGCCATGATCGAGACGACCGCGATCTATTGTCTGGTGATCGCGCTCTTGTTGATCTTCGCCAACCCGCTGCTGGCTTAG
- a CDS encoding F0F1 ATP synthase subunit B family protein: protein MTIDFWGLGLQAVNVLILVWLLSRVFWRPVAAAIAKRQKTAQAVIGAATATQAKADTALAEATKARAGIAEERAAMRDAARAEAESAAKSTLAEARTQAEAILATAKDTKSHDRVAAAKANDAQALELSLKIAARLLERLNGPTVQSAFLSQLVNAIADMPAADRKALASDPKGIEIVSATETGAEQGKIKKEIQTALGGTTEIRFTTDPNLIAGLELRSPHFTLHNSWAADLIQVRKAVKDAA, encoded by the coding sequence ATGACAATTGATTTCTGGGGCCTCGGCCTGCAGGCGGTCAACGTCCTGATACTCGTCTGGCTATTGTCACGGGTCTTCTGGCGTCCTGTCGCGGCGGCCATTGCCAAGCGTCAAAAAACCGCACAGGCGGTGATCGGAGCGGCAACGGCGACGCAGGCCAAGGCCGACACCGCACTGGCCGAAGCCACCAAGGCCCGCGCCGGCATCGCAGAAGAACGCGCCGCGATGCGTGATGCGGCAAGGGCAGAAGCTGAATCCGCCGCAAAATCCACCCTCGCCGAGGCCCGCACACAGGCCGAGGCGATATTGGCCACAGCAAAAGACACTAAAAGCCATGATAGGGTAGCCGCAGCCAAAGCCAATGACGCCCAGGCCTTGGAGTTGTCGCTCAAGATTGCCGCCCGGCTGCTGGAACGCCTGAATGGTCCCACTGTGCAATCCGCCTTTCTGTCGCAACTGGTGAACGCCATCGCAGATATGCCCGCCGCCGACCGCAAAGCGCTGGCCAGTGATCCAAAAGGCATCGAGATCGTTTCGGCGACCGAGACAGGAGCAGAACAAGGGAAGATCAAAAAGGAAATTCAGACCGCTTTAGGCGGAACCACAGAAATACGTTTCACCACCGATCCCAACCTGATTGCCGGTCTGGAGCTGCGCAGCCCGCACTTCACCCTCCACAACTCGTGGGCTGCGGACTTAATACAGGTCCGGAAGGCGGTGAAAGATGCCGCCTGA
- the atpD gene encoding F0F1 ATP synthase subunit beta, whose protein sequence is MLAVRGAVVDVLFASADLPPINAALNVEWDVPSPLILEVHSHLDLTTLRAVAFQSTAGLARGVAVHASGGPVAVPVGEAVLGRLLDVVGSPKDDGPPLPKDTPRRSIHALPPVLSTQTRTTDVFETGIKVIDLLTPMAQGGKAAMFGGAGVGKTVLVMELIRAMVEKYEGISVFAGVGERSREGHELLTEMSESGVLERTVLVYGQMNEPPGARWRAPLTALTISEYFRDQKHKNVLLLMDNVFRFVQAGAEVSSLLGRLPSRVGYQPTLATEVAGLQERIASVAGSAVTAIQAVYVPADDFTDPAVTTISSHMDCVIVLSRAQAAEGFYPAIDPLASSSMLLDPLVVGEEHYKTAEAVRQALARFRELTDIISLLGVEELGTADRLIVKRARRLQRFLTQPFMVTEAFTGTPGASVPLADTLKGCRAILDGAADDWAESALYMVGTLEDARKKEDAANAKEAAA, encoded by the coding sequence GTGCTTGCTGTACGAGGTGCAGTTGTGGATGTGCTTTTTGCCAGCGCGGACCTGCCGCCAATTAACGCCGCGTTGAATGTCGAATGGGATGTGCCAAGCCCACTTATCCTGGAAGTTCACAGCCATCTTGATTTGACCACGTTACGTGCAGTGGCGTTCCAATCAACCGCGGGCCTCGCGCGCGGCGTCGCAGTGCATGCAAGCGGCGGGCCAGTTGCCGTGCCGGTTGGCGAAGCTGTGCTTGGCAGATTGTTGGATGTCGTTGGCTCTCCCAAAGACGATGGCCCACCGCTGCCAAAGGATACGCCACGCCGATCAATCCATGCGCTGCCACCCGTTTTGAGCACCCAAACCCGCACGACGGACGTATTCGAGACCGGTATCAAGGTGATCGACCTGCTGACTCCGATGGCCCAGGGCGGCAAGGCCGCGATGTTCGGCGGAGCAGGCGTTGGCAAGACCGTTTTGGTGATGGAACTGATCCGGGCCATGGTCGAGAAATACGAAGGCATCTCAGTTTTTGCCGGTGTCGGCGAGCGGTCCCGCGAAGGGCACGAATTGCTCACAGAGATGAGCGAGTCCGGCGTGCTGGAACGCACGGTGCTGGTCTACGGGCAGATGAATGAGCCACCCGGCGCGCGCTGGCGCGCGCCGCTGACCGCGCTGACAATCTCAGAATATTTCCGCGATCAAAAGCATAAAAACGTGCTTTTGCTGATGGACAACGTCTTTCGCTTTGTGCAGGCGGGCGCAGAGGTGTCGAGCCTGCTGGGTCGCTTGCCCTCGCGCGTTGGCTATCAGCCCACACTTGCGACCGAAGTCGCAGGACTTCAGGAACGGATCGCATCAGTCGCGGGGTCAGCCGTGACGGCGATTCAGGCGGTTTATGTACCCGCCGACGATTTCACCGACCCAGCAGTCACCACGATCTCCAGCCATATGGATTGTGTTATCGTTCTGTCGCGCGCCCAAGCCGCCGAAGGTTTCTATCCGGCGATTGACCCATTGGCCTCATCCTCGATGTTGCTCGATCCACTCGTGGTCGGAGAGGAGCACTACAAGACCGCCGAAGCTGTCCGGCAAGCCCTGGCCCGCTTCCGGGAGTTGACCGATATCATCTCCTTGCTGGGGGTCGAAGAGTTGGGAACAGCCGACCGTCTCATCGTGAAACGCGCCCGGCGGCTGCAGCGGTTCCTGACCCAACCCTTTATGGTGACCGAAGCCTTTACCGGAACGCCCGGTGCCAGCGTCCCGCTGGCTGACACTCTCAAAGGGTGCCGCGCGATCCTGGACGGTGCCGCTGACGATTGGGCCGAAAGCGCTCTCTATATGGTCGGCACATTGGAGGATGCACGCAAGAAAGAAGACGCCGCCAACGCCAAAGAGGCCGCGGCATGA
- a CDS encoding SDR family oxidoreductase: MLLNGKTIIITGASSGIGAAAARIFAAEGAKLVLGARRAELLEEITKDISATGGEAAFLAGNVEDASYAEALVALAESRFGSLDGAFNNAGIIGDMGPVPDMADSNWHKVMAVNLNSGFYAAKFQIPAMRKRGGGSIVFTSTFVGHTIGLPGMAAYAASKAGLIGMTQVLATEHGPENIRVNALLPGGTMTPMAGDDVGTHEVVRSFHALKRMAEPSEIANAALFLLSDQASFVTGSAMVVDGGNSITKL, translated from the coding sequence ATGCTTCTCAACGGAAAGACAATTATCATCACCGGCGCGAGCAGTGGCATAGGAGCCGCCGCCGCCAGAATTTTCGCAGCTGAAGGTGCGAAACTGGTGCTCGGAGCGCGTCGCGCCGAACTGCTTGAGGAGATCACAAAGGATATTTCTGCCACGGGAGGCGAGGCGGCTTTCCTCGCGGGGAACGTCGAGGACGCGAGCTACGCCGAGGCGTTGGTGGCGCTCGCGGAATCGCGCTTTGGCAGCCTCGACGGCGCTTTCAACAATGCAGGTATCATTGGAGACATGGGACCAGTCCCCGACATGGCAGACAGCAACTGGCATAAAGTGATGGCGGTAAATCTGAATAGCGGGTTCTATGCGGCCAAGTTCCAGATCCCTGCGATGCGTAAACGCGGTGGTGGTTCAATTGTGTTCACATCCACATTCGTGGGACACACAATCGGCTTGCCTGGCATGGCGGCCTACGCCGCTTCCAAGGCGGGACTCATCGGGATGACACAGGTTCTGGCGACAGAACACGGGCCGGAAAACATCCGCGTAAACGCGCTCCTCCCGGGAGGCACGATGACGCCCATGGCCGGTGATGACGTGGGGACTCATGAAGTCGTGCGCAGTTTCCACGCGCTCAAGCGCATGGCTGAGCCGTCCGAAATCGCCAACGCAGCTTTGTTCTTGCTTTCTGATCAGGCGTCTTTCGTGACCGGCAGTGCCATGGTTGTCGATGGGGGGAACTCCATAACTAAACTGTAA
- a CDS encoding AtpZ/AtpI family protein yields the protein MTPTPQQDGPDDDPLVTQTRLRRDRRDRWLRDGDMSVGRRLAQIGVLGWIFVVPTLAGLFLGRWLDARFASGIFWSAPLMFLGVCLGGWTAWKWMNAE from the coding sequence ATGACCCCCACGCCTCAACAAGATGGGCCCGACGATGATCCGCTGGTGACGCAAACCCGTCTGCGCCGGGACCGGCGTGACCGCTGGCTGCGCGACGGTGATATGTCCGTGGGCCGCCGTCTGGCGCAAATTGGGGTGTTGGGCTGGATCTTTGTTGTCCCGACGCTGGCGGGCCTGTTTTTGGGGCGCTGGCTTGATGCCCGCTTCGCCTCAGGCATTTTCTGGAGCGCCCCTTTAATGTTTTTGGGTGTTTGCCTTGGCGGCTGGACCGCATGGAAATGGATGAATGCGGAATGA
- a CDS encoding F0F1 ATP synthase subunit A: protein MNSPLDSIALFYLGPLPITQAVLTTWAIMAILVLGSFLLTRRMDLVPGKRQAALELIVTTMDTQIVETSGANPAPYRAFIGTLFMFILVANWSSLIPGVEPPTAGLETDAALAVLVFMSVIWFGVRGDGIGGYLKSFAAPNPVMIPLNILQSLTRVFSMFVRLFGNVMSGVFVIGIVASLAGLLVPIPLMALDLLTGLVQAYIFAVLAMVFITSTVEDGQSAKRDAAPRPPPNQKDT from the coding sequence TTGAATTCGCCACTGGACTCAATCGCACTCTTCTACCTCGGCCCTCTGCCCATCACACAGGCCGTGCTGACGACCTGGGCGATCATGGCGATACTGGTTCTCGGGTCCTTTCTGCTGACGAGGCGGATGGACCTTGTGCCCGGCAAACGGCAGGCCGCCTTAGAGCTGATCGTCACCACGATGGACACCCAGATCGTCGAGACGAGCGGCGCAAACCCTGCCCCTTACCGCGCTTTCATCGGCACGCTGTTCATGTTCATTCTTGTAGCCAACTGGTCGTCGCTGATCCCGGGGGTCGAGCCGCCAACCGCTGGGCTGGAAACCGACGCCGCTTTGGCCGTACTCGTCTTTATGTCGGTGATCTGGTTTGGTGTGCGCGGCGACGGCATTGGTGGCTATCTCAAATCCTTCGCAGCACCCAACCCGGTCATGATCCCGCTCAACATACTGCAAAGCCTGACACGCGTATTTTCCATGTTTGTGCGCCTATTCGGAAATGTCATGAGCGGCGTTTTCGTCATCGGCATCGTCGCCTCGCTGGCGGGCCTTCTGGTGCCGATCCCGCTGATGGCGCTCGATCTGCTGACCGGATTGGTGCAGGCCTACATCTTTGCCGTCCTGGCAATGGTCTTCATCACATCCACGGTAGAGGACGGCCAAAGCGCCAAGCGCGATGCCGCGCCGCGCCCTCCCCCAAACCAAAAGGACACTTAA